A window of the Sporocytophaga myxococcoides DSM 11118 genome harbors these coding sequences:
- a CDS encoding ArsR/SmtB family transcription factor: MAIKPDDRIKQIEKMAKALGDKNRLVILQTIAEKGCVNCTEFTEVINLAQPSVSHHIKILVDSGLINSDKEGRFVKLCINRENIEEFNAFLNDINKF; the protein is encoded by the coding sequence ATGGCAATTAAACCGGATGATCGCATAAAACAGATTGAAAAAATGGCCAAAGCCCTGGGTGACAAAAACAGACTTGTTATCCTACAGACAATTGCAGAAAAAGGATGTGTAAATTGTACCGAATTCACTGAAGTCATAAACCTGGCTCAGCCTTCAGTCTCTCATCACATCAAAATTTTAGTGGATTCCGGTCTGATAAACTCTGATAAAGAAGGTCGATTTGTTAAATTATGTATCAACAGAGAAAACATCGAAGAATTCAATGCATTTTTAAACGACATTAACAAATTCTGA
- the trxA gene encoding thioredoxin: MENGTKYLELTDGTFDTEVIKTSTPVLVDFSAEWCGPCKMMGPVIEDLANEYAGKAKITKIDVDVNPLTTSKYGVRSLPTLLIFKDGNVVDKIIGAVPKKVITEKLSAYLN; the protein is encoded by the coding sequence ATGGAAAACGGAACTAAATACCTCGAATTGACAGATGGAACTTTCGATACCGAAGTGATAAAAACATCTACCCCAGTGCTTGTTGATTTTAGTGCAGAATGGTGTGGACCTTGTAAAATGATGGGACCGGTTATTGAGGACCTGGCAAATGAATATGCGGGAAAGGCAAAGATTACCAAAATTGATGTGGATGTTAATCCTCTAACAACATCCAAGTACGGAGTGCGCAGTCTTCCTACCCTGTTAATTTTTAAAGATGGAAATGTCGTAGATAAGATTATTGGAGCTGTTCCCAAAAAAGTCATTACTGAAAAATTAAGTGCATATCTTAATTAA